From the genome of Aliarcobacter lanthieri:
ATTTTTAAAAGATAATCCTGAAATTTCAAAAGAGATAGAAGATAAGATTCTTAATTCAATGGGAATAAATGATGCTATTATCACAGGTGGAAGTGATGAAGAAGATACTGCATCTTTAGATGATTAAAATAAATAAGAGTTTAACTCTTATTTATTGATGACAAGCAAAAGCTATTTCATATCCTAAAGCTGTAACAGCTTTTATATCATCTTCTGCACTTGCTCCTCCAGTTGTTAAATAATCTCCAACAACAATAGCATTTGCACCATGTTTAAATACGTCATATTGACTTTCACCAAACATTAATTCTCTCCCTCCAGCGATCATTAACATTTGATTTGGTAAATAACTTCTAGATAATTCAACTAATTTAAATGCCTCATCTTTTGATAAAGGATTTTTTACTATTGGTAAAGCATCATTTGGGTGAAAAAAGTTGATTGGAACTGACATTGGTTCAAGTGATGCAATAGATTCAAGCATAGAAATTCTGTTTTCTTGAGTCTCTCCTAGACCAAAAATTCCTCCTGTACAAAGATGAAGTCCAGCTTTTTTAGCATCTAAACAAGTATTGTATCTATCATCCCAGGAGTGTGTTGTACAAATAGTATGATAAAATTCTCTTGCTGTTTCTAAATTATGGTTATAGTTTTCAACACCATGTTTTTTTAATTCTTTTAGTTGTTCGAAACTAGCTATTCCATTACAGGCAATGATTGAAATATCTGGAACAGCTTTATGTACAGCATCAGCTGCACGACAAACATAATCAAGTCTTTTATCATCAAGTCCCGTTCCAGCAGTAACTAAACAAAATCCAACAGCTTTATTTTCTCTTGCTTTTTTTGCTTCTTTTACAATATCATCAATATCTTTTCTTCTATATCTTTCAATATCTGCTCTATATTTTACACTTTGTGTACAAAATTGACAGTCTTCTTTACACGTTCCACTTTCAATATTTGAAATTGCACATAAATATATTTTATTATCGCTCATATTTAAACTCTTCTTTCATAAAATTTTTTTGATTTATATTTCTATAATAGTGCGTGATTATATACTCATTTTGATTAATCTCCAACTTTGCACATGAAATAAATGGTTCCTCTCTTGCACATACTTCACCAGGATTAATATATACCTTTCCATTTATATATTCACAATGAAACTTATGTGTATGGCCAAAGATTATAATATTTGTATCAGGACTTAAATGAAGTGGTAAATGCATAAGTTTAAAACTAATATCTTCAATTTTAAAGTAATAAGGTTCATTTTTTATATTAAATATTGAAGAAAAATCTAAAAGATTTTTATCATTGTTACCATAAACTGATATATATTTTAAATTTGAATCTTTTAAGTTTTGTAAATTTTCTTCACAACAAAAATCTCCAGCATGAATCAAATATTCACATCCATCAGTTTTTAATAAATCAACAACTTCCTTTTGATAGTCAACTTTAAAATGACTATCAGATAGTATTCCTATTTTCATTTACTCTTTTTTTGTTGTTTTTTTCGTTGTAGTTTTAGAACTTACTTTTGTTGATCTTTTAGTAGTAGTTTTTTTAGTTCCTTTACTATCTTTTTCTATTATATCTAAACACTCTTCTAAAGTTAAATCCTCTGCAACTTTACCTTTTGGAATTTTAAAATTTTTTCTTCCTTGTTTTATATAAGCTCCATATTGTCCATTCAAAATTTGAATCTTTTCTTTTTCAAAATCTTTTATTAATGCTTTACTTTTTGCTTCATCAATTTCTTTTATAATCTCTCTTGCCCTTAGTTCATCAACAGTATAAGGATCATCTGTTTTTAAAGAGTAATATTTTGTTTTAACTTGTAAATATGGTCCAAATCTTCCAATATTTGCTTTAATCTCTTCTTCATTTTCAGTTATCCCTACAACTCTTGGTAAATTAAATAAGAATAGTGCTTGCTCAAGTGTAATTGTGTCCATATTTAAATTATCTGGAATTGCTACAAATTTTGGCTTGTCTTCATCATCTTTTGTACCAATTTGCACAAATGGTCCAAATCTTCCAACTCTTGCACTTACAGGTTTACCAGATTTTGGATCAATCCCTAATTCCCTTACTTGTGAATAATCTGATTTACTTATGTTTTCTTCTTTATCTTTTATAGTATTTTTAAAGTCACCATAAAAATTTTTCAATACATCAACCCAAGCAATTTTTCCTTCTGCAATATCATCAAATTTTTCTTCTATTTTTGCAGTAAATCCTAAATCTATAATATTTGAAAAATGATCAGTTAAAAAAGCATTTACTATCTCACCAGTTGGAGTAGGAACTAATTTTTTATCTTCATTTATTGTTACATACTCTCTTGCTTGAATAGTCGAAATTGTTGGTGCATAAGTTGATGGTCTTCCTATTCCTTCGCTTTCAAGCTTTTTTACTAAACTAGCTTCTGTATATCTTGCTGGTGGTTTTGTAAAATTTTGTTCACTTTGTAAATTTTCTAACTCTAAAATAGTTCCAACTTTTATATTTGGTAAAATCTTTTCTGTACTATCAAGTGCTGCTTCTGGATTATCACTTCCTTCAGTGTAAGCTTTCATAAATCCAGCAAAAATAATTCTTTGACCTTTTACTTGAAATTCAAACTCTTTACTCTTTCCAGCTTCAATTTTATATGTTGTATTTGCTATTTTTGCCTGAGCCATTTGTGTAGCTATAGTTCTTTTCCAGATTAGACTATATAATCTATATTGTGCTGGTTCTAAATAATCTTTTACTTGACTTGGTTTCAAACTCATATCAACTGGACGAATAGCTTCGTGAGCCTCTTGGGCACCTTTTGATTTTGTAGTATATACTCTTGGTTTTTTTAAAGCATAATCACTACCATATTCTTCTTCAATAACTTTCTTTGCTGCACTTGTTGCAATATTAGAAAGATTTAAAGAATCTGTTCTCATATAAGTTATCAAACCACCTGTATGATTTGGAATATTAGCAGTATTCCCTTCATATAGTTGTTGTGCTATCATCATTGTTTGAGAAACACTAAATCCTATTTTTCTTGAAGCCTCTTGTTGTAATGTTGATGTTGTAAAAGGAGCTGCAGGATTTCTACTACTCTCTTTTTCTTCAATATCTATAAGTTTATAAATACCTTGTTTTAAAGATTCTTCAATTTTTAAAGCTTCTTGTTCGTTAGATATTTTTATAGTTTTACCATTTTGTTTTGCTAATTCAGATTTTAATTCTGGATTGATAAAATCAGCTTTAATTTTCCAAAACTCTTCTGGAATAAATGCTCTTATCTCATTTTCTCTATCTACTATTATCCTTACAGCAACACTTTGTACTCTTCCAGCACTTAAACCATATCTCACTTTTTTCCAAAGTAATGGTGAAAGTTCATATCCAACGGCTCTATCTAAAATTCTTCTTGCTTGCTGTGCATCTACTAGATTTTGATCAACATCTCTTGGATTTTCTAAAGCTTTTAATATAGCATCTTTTGTAATTTCGTGAAAAACTATTCTTTTTATTGGATTCTTTTCTATTTTTAGTGCAGGAATTAAATGCCATGCAATAGCTTCTCCCTCTCTATCTTCATCGGCTGCTAGATAGATAGTTGTATCTTTTGCTATTTGCTTCTTTAATTCACTTATAACTTTTTTCTTATCTGTACTTACTTGATAACTTGGTTTGAAGTTATCATCTGGATCAAATCCTAAAGTTGATTTTGGTAAATCCCTTACATGACCCATTGAGGCCATAACTGTAAAATCTTTACCTAAGAATTTTGATATCGTTTTTGCCTTTGCTGGTGACTCCACTATTACTAAATTTTTCACTTAAACTGCCTTCATATTTTCTAAAAGTTTGCATTCTAACATAAAATTTGTAAGGTTTTCTTAATTGTTTACACATTATTTTATGAAATATTAATTTTAATATCTATATATAATAAAAATCTAACTCTTCTTTATATATTTTTGTATCTTTATAAACATAAATAAAACAATTACTAATAAAAGGATTACTAATTCAACTCTTGAAATAAAACTTATTTCTAATAAATGTTCTTTACTAAAATCTATATTTATAAAATCTATTATTCCTTGACTAACAGAAATAATTGTAAGAAGTGTTAAAAAAACTAAAATATATTGAACCGTTCTAGCAGATTGTGCTTTTTCATTAGATTCAACTGCTTCACAAATATCCAAATAATTTTTTTCTGATTTCTCAAAAATCTCTTTTAAAATATCAAATTTCTCAATACTTTTTTGTATATCTATAAAACTATCAATATTTTCTATAGAATTAAATTTTGTAAAATTACATTTTTGTAAAAAGTAGCTATTTATTTTATGCATTTCTATAAGTATATTTGAACTTATTTGTATATCCTTTTTAAAATCAATTTGATACATTAAATCTGTATATAATTCTCCAGATTTCTTATAAATAACACTTTCATTCATAGTATTTGAATCAATATCTAGAAGTTTACTAATCTCATATAAATCAATCTTTTTATTAAACCATAAAACAGAATCTTTATATATTGTCACATCATATATATCTTTATTAACTTCAATAATTGTATTCTTTGATTTAATTTTTTCACTATTATAAAAATTAACTATTTTTTCATAATTTTCCTTATTTTGTGTGAAATAATGTACTCTAAAAGAATATGAGCTATTTAATCTATTTTGAATAATTTTTGAATTATAAACTAAACTTGAAAATCTAAAATTTTCAGGAAGATTTAGAAAATCATTTATGTTCAAATCAATATTTAAATCATATACTAAATCAAATATTTCTTTTGAATAATTTTTAATAAACTCATCTAAGTAAATATGAAAAGATGACTCTAATTCATTTGTTATTTTAAAATATATTTCAACAGAAGTTATCCCTGTAAGGTGTACTTTTATATTTAATTTTTCAACTTCTTTATCTATACTAATATCTTTTTTAAATAGATTTTTACTATTGTTAAAATCAAACTCTATATATTTATAACTATTTTCTGATAATCTATTAAACCAATACCCTTTTAAATTATAGTTAGTAAAAGTATTAATTTTTAGTTGATCCAAATTTTTACAAGACTTTATTTTTTTAATATCCAATTTTCCACAAGTGTAGAAAACCATATTTGCAACAATATACATCTAAAACTTCCTTGTTGGTATTTTTTGTATATTGCCAAATGAAGGATATATAAACGCTTAATTCTATTTTAATACAATTTAAAATCTAAATATTATTCAAAAATGATAATTTCTTCTTGTAAATCTATATTAAACTGTTCTTTGACTTTTTGTTTTGCTAGATTTATGAGAGAAATAGCATCTTCAAAAGTTCCATTTCCATGATTTACTAAAAAATTTGCATGAGTATTTGAAAACTCCATATCTCCTACTCTTTTGCCTTTTAATCCAACAGATTCTATAAGTCTTCCTGCAAAATCTCCTTTTGGATTTTTAAAACAACTTCCAGCACTTGCCATCTGTGGTTGGTTATCTCGCATTTTTGTAAATTCATTTTGTTTTTCTTGTGAAAAACCTAATTCTTTATGAAAAACTACTTCATAAACAATAGTGTCTATTTTTGTTTCTCTATATGAAAAATCTAAATTTTCTTTTAAAATATAACCATCTTTTGTTTTTATAGAGTGAATATAGTTGAAAATTTCCCATTGTTTTAACCCAGCATTCATTTTTACCAAACCACCCAAATTCCCTGGTAATTTTGCTAAAAACTCTAAAGAAGCAATATTATTCTTTCTTGTATATGTAAGAAGTTTTCCACTACTTGTAGCACAACCTACATACAGCAAATCATCTTTTTCTTTTATATAGTCAAACTCTTCACCTAAAATAGCAAATTTTTTTTCACAATTTGGTGAAACTAGCAAATTGTTTCCTCTTCCAATAATCTGAAAATCATTATAATCGCCTACTTCATTTATGACTAAAACTTCTTTTTCTCCACCAATATGTATAGAAGAGTATCTTTTAAAATCTATAGTTTTATAATAGTTATCTATTTTATCGTTCATCTACTTCTTAACTCTTCATACTCAGTTGGAATTAAAAAATCTTCTGCTTTTATCAAGTTTTGATAGTGTCCACTTTTATAGCCTAGTGCAAAAAGTTTATTTAAAGCTTTATATTGAATTTCACTCATTTTTACAGAATTATCATTTGCATATAAATCTAAATATTTATCTAAAGTTGTAGCATCTACACGAATTAGACCTTTTTCTAACAACATTGGAGCTAAAGTTTTTCTATTTTTATTTGCGACATCAACAGCTTTTATAAGTGCATTTTCATATTTTATAGCATCATGAAGAGGAATTGAACGACGAAGACACATTCCACCAAGAGGAAGAGGTAAATCTTCACCATCACAAAGTTCTACCCAAATATCCCAAATTTCACGTTCCACTTCAAGTTCACTACTATAAGTTAAAATTGATTCGTGGATTAAAACTCCAGCATCCACAACTCCATCAAGAACAGCTTTTTCAATATCTAAAAAGTTCATATATGAAACTCTTGCATCAGGATAAGCAATTTTAAATAAAAGTGCATTTGTAGTAAATTCTCCACTTAAAGCTACTTTAAAGTTTCTTTTTAATTTTGTATCTTTCTTTTTAATAAGTTTTGGCCCATAACCTTCTCCAAAAGACACAGCAGTCTTAAGTAGCGCATAATCATCTTTTACAAATGGATAAAGTGCAAATGAAATAGCACAAATATCGTAAATACCTTTTAAAGTTGCTTGATTTAAAGTTTCTATATCTAAAGCAATATTATCAAATTTAGTATCTTCTAAACTAACCCAACCAAATTTAATTGCATAATACATAAATATATCATCTGCATCAGGAGAGTGCCCTACACTAATAACTTTACTCATATATTAATCCTTTTCTATTTTTACTTGTTTATATCTATATTCATTTACTATATTTTCAACATTTAATATGGCAATTGTTCCTGTTAAATTTTCATCTATTTTTAATACTCTTTTTATATTCTCATTTTTTGAAATTATATTTATATTTTCACCATCTTTTACCTTTGCTATATTTGCAAAAGTTTGACTAGCTAACAATACTTTAGTATCTTTTCCAACTAAAGAATAAAGCAAAGTTCCATTAAATGATTTTAAATCTTCAATATCCTCTAAATCAAAACTTTCACAAGAGTTTAAACTATTTTGTAAATCTTCATCTAAAACTAGAACTTCAAAATCTGTATATTTTTTTATAGTTGCTAAAAGTTTGATAATATTTTCAACTCTTTCATGATTTTTTATATCTTTTCCTATAATTAAAACTTTAGAATTTGAGTTTTGATAAAACGCATAAGCCTCTTCAAATTCCTCTTCACCTGCACTACTTTCAGCTGAAATATATCCTAAATCAAGATTTTGAATAAACTCTTTTATTTTTTCGTCACAATTTTTTACAAAAGTATCAAGAAGTAAAGCACAAATTCCCTCTTCACTTCCAACTTCATATTTTATAAATTGAGTATAAAAACTTTTTAATTCAAAGTTATCTATTGGATGCATATATGTAAATTTTGTCACTTGTTTACAGGCTTTTTGTAAACTATTTTTCAAATCTTTATCTTCGAAAAATGTTCCAATACTTAAGATATAATCATATTTTTCTAAACTATTCACTAATTTTCCTTATTAAAAAAATCCAACTTTTGTTTCATTATCAAATTGACCTTTTTTCTCTTTTGAAATTTGTTCTTCAAAGTCTTTTAGAGTAAAAATGGCATCATCTTGAACTGCTAATTTATATGCAGTATTTTTTATAACTAACTCTATTTGTCCACCAGTCAATTCATATTTTCCAATTTTCTCAAAATCAAAATTGTCTTCAAGAGGTAAAGTTGTTGGTATTAATTTTTTCCAAAGCTCAATTCTTTGTTCTAAATTTGGTTTTACAAATTCTATTTTATAATTAAATCTTCTTGAAAATGCCTTATCAAGATTTTCAAGTAAATTTGTAGTTGCGATTAAAATACCATCAAACCTTTCAATCTGTTCTAAAAAAATATTTTGCATTTGATTGTGCATTTTATCACTACTACTATTTGCACCACTACTTCTTGAACTTAAAAATTGATCAGCCTCATTTAAAAGTAAAACTGGTTCACTTTTTGTTTGTTCTTTTATTTCATTATATTTATCAAATATTGCTCGTACATTTTTTTCACTTTCACCAATATACATTGATAAAATTTTTGAACAATCAAAACTAAGAACTTCTTTTTTAAGAGATCTTGCTAAAGCTAAAGCTGTAATAGTTTTTCCAGTTCCAGCAACTCCATAAAAAATTATCTTTGCATCAATTCCTCTTTTTTTATCTTTTATACCCCAAGCTTTTAGCCTATTTATAACACTTTTATCAACTTGTTTTAGAAGATTGCTTAAAGTATCTTTTGTTTTTGGATTTAGTACAACATCACTTAAATTTTTTGTTGTAGAGATAAGTTCAAACATCTCTTGATCTTTTATAATAGTTTCTAATTTTATCTTTGCAACATTTGAAGTTTTTTTAGTTGGATGAGATATTTTATATAAAACTTCATCTGGAATATAAAAATTTCTATTTATTCCACCAAAAGGTGTTAGAACCTCATCATAATCCACTAAACTTTTTGAGATTAAAGTAGAACTCTCTTCAAGTAAACTTCTATATTTGATTTTTTCATAATCATCATTTGAAATAAGTTCTATTAGATAATTCATCTCTCTTAATGTTCCATCTCCACCACTATATTCTTCTTTTAAAAGAGCTAAAAATAATGTTTTTTCTTGTTCACTTAAATTATACTCTTTAAAAAACGATTCAATCATGATTGGGTTTGTTGTTGCACTTATTCTATCTTTTATCCTATTTTCAAGAAGTAAAAGTTTATTCTTCAGTCTATTAGAACTTGGACTATTTATATCAAAGTTTCTTTTTACAATATTTAGCTGTTGAGCTAAATCTATTTTTAGAAATTGATCTTGTAAATACTCTAAATGATCCCCATAGTTTTTTATATCAGGTAATATAAAATCACTACTACCACTTTCTAACATTTTCAAATATGCACTTGATAGTGTAACACTAGAATTTATTAACTCTAATTTTGAAGCTTCATTTAGCTTAACTTGGTCAAAAGAGACTTGAATTAACCAACCAAATTCAAGTAATGACTTAATCAAATTTAGTTTTTCTAAATGCTCATATTTTTCTATATTATAAAATTGCCCTAGAATATCAATAACACTTAAAATATCTCTTCCATTTATATACTCTTTTGAAATATATTGTAGGATTTTCGCCTCTTCAACAGAACATTTTAATTGATTATAAAATTTTGTATTCTCTATATCTTTTGCTTTTAAAAAATTTATTACCTCTTGCATCATTCCCCATTAAATAAAATATGCTTAATTTTATATGTTATCTTAAATCTTCTTAACTACAAATGAATAAAAAAATGATAAAATAGAGCTATTTTAAATTTCAAAACAAGGATTTAACTATGTTCAAAGTTATAAAACTTGCTATATTAGCAGCTGTAATACCTTTTATTACTGCTTGTTCTAATCATAATCAAGCTATGAAAGTTTTACCAAATGAACTTGAAATTGCAGATCAATGTAAAAATATGAATATTAATTTTGAGATGGATTGCTATGATTTAATCTCATATAAAAACTCTTTTGCTCAATTAAGATTAGGAATTCATGCACAAAATAAAGGATTAGCACAAGAAGCATTTGATAGATATACAAACGCAAAGAAAGCTGGTAACTTTTATGCTAATGCATTATTAGCCGACCTTTACTTAAATGGTATAGGTGTTGATGTTGACGAAAAGAAATCTACTAATTTACTAAAAGAAGTACAAAGTGTTGATCCAATTGCAGCATATAAATTATCATTTTACTACTTTTCAGAAAATAATCCACAAAAAGCAATTGAACTTCTTGAATACTCTGCACTAAATGGTGTAAAAGATGCTCAAAAAGATTTAGTATTGGTATTTTCAAATAATCAATATATAGAAGAAAATTTAGAACAAAGCTTATATTATGATGAATTGTATCAAGATGGACAAGATGATTTTTCAAAAAAAATCTATGGAAGATAAATGTTAAAAAATATAATTATTTCAATTTCTACAATATTTTTGTTAACTGCTTGCTCATTTAAAATGCCAGAATTTTTAACATTTGGTTCAAGTATTAACTATGAAGAAGAACTAACAGAAGCAAATCTTTGTCAAGTAATGGAAAATGAGTCAAATAAACTCTATTGTTATAAAAATATAGAAAATAAAAATTCATTTGCTAAAATTAGATTAGGAACTTATCATGCTGATAAAAAAGAGTATCAAGAAGCATTAAAATACTTAAATGAAGCAAAAGAGAATAAAAACCTTTTTGCAAATTTGCCTATATCTTTTATTTATTATAAAGGCGAAGGGGTAAGAAAAGATATCAATAAATCTTTTGAACTTTTAAAAGAATCATCAAATATTGATCCCGTTGCCGCTTTTCAATTATCAAGATTTTATCTTCAAGGTATAAATACAAAAATTGATAATGAAAAAGGTATTGAATTACTAAATTTTGCTGCACAAAAAGGTGTTTTTCAAGCTCAAGAAATGTTAGCAAGTATTTACAAACAAGGAATGTTTGAGCAACCTAAAGACCAAGTAAAATATGAATATTGGTTAAATAAAGTAAAATCAAATAAAGAGGATTTAAACCACAAAATATATATTTTCTAAAGATTTATAAAGGTCGCAAGTCTTAACTAAAAGGAAAAAGATGAAAGATAATATTTTATCAGGTCTTACAGTTGGAATTATTGCGTTACCTTTATCAATGGCTCTTGCTATTGCAACTGGAGTTCCACCTCAACTTGGACTTTATACAGCAATCATTGCAGGTATTTTTGCAGCAATCTTTGGAAGTAGTAAAGTTAATATATCTGGTCCAACAGCTGCATTTATAGTTATTTTAATCCCAATTGTTCAAGAATTTGGAATAACTGGTCTTCTTTTATGTGGACTTCTATCAGGAATTATTTTAATTTTAATTGGTTTATTAAAACTTGGAAATCTAATAGAACTTGTACCATATCCTGTTACTGTTGGTTTTACATCTGGAATTGCAGTTGTTATTGCAACTTTTCAAGTCAAAGATTTTTTTGGTTTGACTATAGATAACTTTTCTGGGAACTATACAGAAAAAATTATTTTATTGTTTAACTCTTTTTCAACTTTTAATTTATATGAGTTTTTAACTGCTAGTGCAACTTTACTCTTACTAATAATTTGGAAAAAAACAAAAAGTAAAATTCCATCAGCATTAATTGCCTTAGGTATTATTACTATACTTGTAGTATTCTTCAATTCACAATATGGATTAAATATCTCAACTATAAATTCCACATTTTCATATAAAATAGGAAATTTTGAAGGTTCAGGAATTCCACCTATTCCTTTACAGTTTTCTTTACCTTGGGAGTTTTTAAAACCAAATGAAATAAATCTTGATTTACTAATCAAACTTCTTCCTCATTCTATTGCAATTGCTATTTTAGGTGCGTTAGAATCTCTTTTATGTGCAGTTATTAGTGATGGAATGACAGGAAGTAAAACTGACCCAAATAAAGAACTAATAGGACAAGGAATTACAAATATAGTAGTTCCTTTCTTTGGTGGAATTCCAGCAACTGCTGCAATTGCTAGAACTGTTGCAAATATCAATTCTGGTGGGACAAGTAAACTATCTTCAATAGTTCATTCATTATTTATATTAGCTTCAATTTTATTTATTGCCCCATATATATCTTATTTACCAATGGCTAGTTTATCTGCACTTTTACTTATGGTTGCTTGGAATATGAGTGAAATAAAACATTTTACAAATATATTAAAAACTGCTCCAAAAGATGATATTTATGTTTTACTTACTTGTTTTTCTTTAACTGTTTTAATAGATATGCAAGTTGCAGTTGCTATTGGAATTGCTCTTGCTTCAATACTATTTATAAAAAGAACTATTGATTTATATTCTATTGAATTAGTAAATGAAAATTTAGATACACATCCAGATATTCCTAAAGAGATTTTAATATATGATATTAATGGTCCAATGTTCTTTGGAGCTGCTCATAAAGCTTTAAAAACTTTATCAAACATAAATGAACAAAAAAGTATTGTAATATTAAATATGAAAAATGTATCTATCTTAGATATAACTGCAATGGTTGCTTTAAAGTCTATTGTAGATAACTTTGAAGTAAAAAATAAAAAGCTTATATTTGCAGGATTAAATAAGAGAGTCCTACAAAAATTAGAAAGAGCTAAGTTTGATTATGTAACAACATTTTCAGAAATAGAAGATGCTATAAACTATGCAAAAAAATATAAACCAAGAGAATAGTTATAAAAAAATTAAGCTTCAAAGAAATACTTAATTTCTACATTTAAAATCTTAGAAATCTTTGCTAAATGTTTTATATTAAAGTGATGGTTATTTTTTCTAAGTTCAGCACGACCTAAATATGCACCTCCACTCATACCTATTTCCAAAGCTAATTGCATTTGTGTTAGACCTTTTTGTTCCCTATATTTTTTAACATTAATTGAAACAATATCTAAAATTCTTTCACTATAAATTTCTAAATCTATATTCATTTCTTTTAACAAATCATTTTCCTAACGATATATATATCTAAGTTATGAATAATATACTTTTTGATAAGATTAAAACAACGATATATATATCGTTATTTTCAAAGAAAGTATTTTATGAATAATGATAAAAAAGTAACTTTAGAAGATTGTTTTTCTAGTAGATTAATAACTTATTCTAATGTAAATTATTTCAATAATTATGAATATATTGATTACCTTGAAATATTTGAAACTATAATTTCATCAAATAGAGATAAAAAAGCTAGTGAAATTTTAGAAATATTATCTAAATTACTAGATAGTAAATATATAACTAAAGAAATTTTTAATGATTTTATAAGAAGTGAATACTTTCTTAATCTTTTAAAAAAGTATTTATCTTCTGTACAAATAGATATTATAAATATTAAAGAATATATTTTATATTAAAATTATCTTTTAAAAACAAAAATTGTAAATAGAAAAGATAAAAGGCTTAATATAAATAATAATCCCAACCAATAAAAAATTGAAACTTCTACTAAATATCCTGCAACTAAAGTTGCAGTTGCTGGAAGTAAAAGTTGTAAAGAACCTAATAAAGCAGCAGTTGCACCTACTGAAGTTTTTTGAGAAGACATTGCTATAGAAAACAAACTAGCTTCTGCCAAACCTAAACCAAAAAATGAGATAAAAAATCCAATTACTATTCCATCTAATCCAATTATAGCTATATTTGAACTTATAAAACTTACTATTGAACCAAAAATTATAATAGCAGCTCCAGATATTGAAATTTGCTTCATATTTAATATTTGTAATAATTTAGTAGATAATAATGCACCAAATAAAAGTGCACTTCCCGTTGCTCCAAATACTAAACCAAAAGTTTTCGAGTCAAGATTATAAATTTCTCTATAAGAATAAGAAGCTCCTGCAATATAACCAAATACAAACATATACATTAAACAAGTTGCAAAAGCAGGAATTAAAAAATTCATA
Proteins encoded in this window:
- a CDS encoding ATP-binding protein, translated to MQEVINFLKAKDIENTKFYNQLKCSVEEAKILQYISKEYINGRDILSVIDILGQFYNIEKYEHLEKLNLIKSLLEFGWLIQVSFDQVKLNEASKLELINSSVTLSSAYLKMLESGSSDFILPDIKNYGDHLEYLQDQFLKIDLAQQLNIVKRNFDINSPSSNRLKNKLLLLENRIKDRISATTNPIMIESFFKEYNLSEQEKTLFLALLKEEYSGGDGTLREMNYLIELISNDDYEKIKYRSLLEESSTLISKSLVDYDEVLTPFGGINRNFYIPDEVLYKISHPTKKTSNVAKIKLETIIKDQEMFELISTTKNLSDVVLNPKTKDTLSNLLKQVDKSVINRLKAWGIKDKKRGIDAKIIFYGVAGTGKTITALALARSLKKEVLSFDCSKILSMYIGESEKNVRAIFDKYNEIKEQTKSEPVLLLNEADQFLSSRSSGANSSSDKMHNQMQNIFLEQIERFDGILIATTNLLENLDKAFSRRFNYKIEFVKPNLEQRIELWKKLIPTTLPLEDNFDFEKIGKYELTGGQIELVIKNTAYKLAVQDDAIFTLKDFEEQISKEKKGQFDNETKVGFF
- a CDS encoding tetratricopeptide repeat protein, with translation MFKVIKLAILAAVIPFITACSNHNQAMKVLPNELEIADQCKNMNINFEMDCYDLISYKNSFAQLRLGIHAQNKGLAQEAFDRYTNAKKAGNFYANALLADLYLNGIGVDVDEKKSTNLLKEVQSVDPIAAYKLSFYYFSENNPQKAIELLEYSALNGVKDAQKDLVLVFSNNQYIEENLEQSLYYDELYQDGQDDFSKKIYGR
- a CDS encoding tetratricopeptide repeat protein is translated as MLKNIIISISTIFLLTACSFKMPEFLTFGSSINYEEELTEANLCQVMENESNKLYCYKNIENKNSFAKIRLGTYHADKKEYQEALKYLNEAKENKNLFANLPISFIYYKGEGVRKDINKSFELLKESSNIDPVAAFQLSRFYLQGINTKIDNEKGIELLNFAAQKGVFQAQEMLASIYKQGMFEQPKDQVKYEYWLNKVKSNKEDLNHKIYIF
- the dauA gene encoding C4-dicarboxylic acid transporter DauA; the encoded protein is MKDNILSGLTVGIIALPLSMALAIATGVPPQLGLYTAIIAGIFAAIFGSSKVNISGPTAAFIVILIPIVQEFGITGLLLCGLLSGIILILIGLLKLGNLIELVPYPVTVGFTSGIAVVIATFQVKDFFGLTIDNFSGNYTEKIILLFNSFSTFNLYEFLTASATLLLLIIWKKTKSKIPSALIALGIITILVVFFNSQYGLNISTINSTFSYKIGNFEGSGIPPIPLQFSLPWEFLKPNEINLDLLIKLLPHSIAIAILGALESLLCAVISDGMTGSKTDPNKELIGQGITNIVVPFFGGIPATAAIARTVANINSGGTSKLSSIVHSLFILASILFIAPYISYLPMASLSALLLMVAWNMSEIKHFTNILKTAPKDDIYVLLTCFSLTVLIDMQVAVAIGIALASILFIKRTIDLYSIELVNENLDTHPDIPKEILIYDINGPMFFGAAHKALKTLSNINEQKSIVILNMKNVSILDITAMVALKSIVDNFEVKNKKLIFAGLNKRVLQKLERAKFDYVTTFSEIEDAINYAKKYKPRE
- a CDS encoding helix-turn-helix domain-containing protein; this translates as MLKEMNIDLEIYSERILDIVSINVKKYREQKGLTQMQLALEIGMSGGAYLGRAELRKNNHHFNIKHLAKISKILNVEIKYFFEA